One genomic region from Campylobacter sp. RM5004 encodes:
- the metC gene encoding cystathionine beta-lyase: MKNKTKLIHLGRGKDLPVKAVNPSVMRASTILFKDHKTWQEYRELRKTQRVLSYGARGTETNFELEKLLCELEGGFRAQLFPTGLAALAMVLLNYASSGAHFLITDGIYGPVRTICDLFLNKIGVEIEFLKADASDVESKIKPNTKLILCESPGSIMYEIIDVPKLCEIAHKHNIPVAIDSTYSSAYLSNPIKLGVDICVIAATKYLSGHSDVVMGCVIVNEKEWKNFNELPEALGLTTSPDDCYLVLRGMRTLGIRLKAHEENTDKVVEFLKTRKEIKTIFYPKLPTHPNHEIFKRDFIGTNGMVTIEFESGISKDQAIKFVDDLEYFSIGASWGGYESLATVTMPPRTATKVDSNRVFVRFHIGLEDVSDLIADLEQAFNKIK; the protein is encoded by the coding sequence ATGAAGAATAAAACAAAGTTAATTCATTTAGGTCGTGGTAAAGATTTACCTGTAAAAGCAGTAAATCCTAGTGTTATGAGAGCATCAACTATACTTTTTAAAGACCATAAAACTTGGCAAGAATATCGTGAGCTTAGAAAAACGCAAAGAGTTTTAAGCTATGGTGCAAGAGGAACTGAAACAAATTTTGAGCTAGAAAAATTACTTTGCGAGCTTGAGGGAGGTTTTAGAGCCCAACTTTTCCCAACAGGTCTTGCAGCACTAGCTATGGTTTTATTAAATTACGCTAGTTCAGGAGCACATTTTCTAATAACTGATGGAATTTATGGACCTGTTAGAACAATTTGTGATTTGTTTTTAAATAAAATTGGTGTAGAAATTGAGTTTTTAAAAGCTGATGCTAGCGATGTTGAAAGTAAAATCAAGCCAAATACAAAGCTTATTTTATGCGAAAGCCCTGGTTCTATTATGTATGAAATTATAGATGTTCCAAAGTTATGCGAAATAGCTCATAAACACAATATTCCTGTTGCGATTGATAGCACATATTCAAGTGCTTATTTATCAAATCCTATAAAGCTTGGAGTTGATATTTGTGTGATTGCAGCTACTAAGTATTTAAGCGGACACTCTGATGTTGTTATGGGTTGTGTTATTGTAAATGAAAAAGAGTGGAAAAATTTTAATGAGCTACCAGAAGCACTAGGACTTACTACAAGCCCTGATGATTGTTATTTAGTTCTTAGAGGTATGAGAACTCTTGGTATAAGATTAAAGGCCCATGAGGAGAATACAGATAAAGTTGTTGAATTTTTAAAGACAAGAAAAGAAATTAAAACAATTTTTTATCCAAAATTACCAACTCATCCAAACCATGAGATATTTAAAAGAGATTTCATAGGAACAAATGGTATGGTAACGATAGAATTTGAATCAGGAATTAGCAAAGACCAAGCTATTAAATTTGTAGATGATTTAGAGTATTTTTCAATAGGCGCTAGTTGGGGCGGTTATGAAAGTCTTGCGACTGTTACAATGCCACCAAGAACAGCTACTAAAGTTGATAGTAATAGAGTTTTTGTGAGATTTCATATAGGTTTAGAAGATGTTAGTGATTTAATAGCTGATTTAGAGCAAGCATTTAATAAAATTAAATAA
- the dcuC gene encoding C4-dicarboxylate transporter DcuC, whose amino-acid sequence MFSIFFAFVAIALLVFMLSKKINAHMALLLSGLFLLLIATMHNSEAIFSSKVLDAKGSLNFWFFNLFEVFNKNLSSTLSGLGLTLMCIAGFSAYMEHVGASYALFKVFEKPLSMVKSPYMLLIVSYFVTQFLVIFIPSHAGLGLLLMVTMYPILVRTGVSKLSALTVIGTCQYIDHGPGSGNVILAAKTAGVDPATYFVHHQLPTTIPIIIAVAIAIYFTSKYFDKKDNFIFNKEEIEKELSEGNENKTKFPPKIYAILPIIPLVLILGFSKVVGSNIKMNVPVAMMISTFAAIIFEMIRYRSVVETLNSIMIFFKGMGHLFVITVSLIVCGQVFAAGLLSIGFVDTLINLAKDAGFGVLAIIIFVSILLSVSAFLMGSGNAAFFSFAPLIPNIAKSFNVETIMMIAPIQIMTGFGRCVSPIAPAILAIAGIAKVSPFAVVKRTAIPMIIAGIVNIICTCIYI is encoded by the coding sequence ATGTTCAGCATTTTTTTTGCGTTTGTAGCAATCGCTTTGCTGGTATTTATGCTTTCTAAAAAGATAAATGCCCATATGGCTTTGTTACTTAGTGGTTTGTTTTTACTATTGATCGCAACTATGCATAATAGTGAAGCAATTTTTAGCAGCAAAGTTTTAGATGCTAAAGGGAGCTTAAATTTTTGGTTCTTCAATCTTTTTGAAGTATTTAACAAAAACTTATCTTCTACTCTTAGCGGTCTTGGGCTTACGCTTATGTGTATTGCTGGTTTTAGTGCTTACATGGAGCATGTTGGAGCAAGCTATGCTTTATTTAAGGTTTTTGAAAAGCCGCTTAGTATGGTTAAATCTCCGTATATGCTTTTAATAGTTTCTTATTTTGTTACGCAATTTTTAGTAATTTTTATACCATCTCATGCTGGTCTTGGACTTTTACTTATGGTTACTATGTATCCGATTTTAGTTAGAACTGGAGTTTCAAAATTATCAGCTTTAACAGTTATTGGAACTTGCCAATATATTGACCATGGGCCTGGAAGTGGTAATGTTATTTTAGCTGCAAAAACAGCAGGGGTTGATCCAGCTACATATTTTGTTCATCACCAATTACCTACAACAATACCTATTATAATAGCTGTTGCAATTGCGATTTATTTTACTTCTAAATATTTTGATAAAAAGGATAATTTTATCTTTAATAAAGAAGAAATAGAAAAAGAATTAAGTGAAGGTAATGAAAATAAAACTAAATTTCCTCCAAAAATTTATGCAATATTACCAATTATTCCATTAGTATTAATACTAGGTTTTTCAAAAGTTGTTGGTAGTAATATTAAAATGAATGTCCCTGTTGCAATGATGATTTCAACTTTTGCAGCAATTATTTTTGAGATGATTAGATATAGAAGTGTTGTAGAAACCTTAAATTCAATTATGATATTTTTTAAGGGCATGGGTCATTTATTTGTAATAACAGTTAGTCTTATAGTGTGCGGTCAGGTTTTTGCTGCTGGGCTTTTATCAATAGGATTTGTTGATACTTTAATAAATCTTGCAAAGGATGCAGGTTTTGGCGTATTAGCAATTATTATTTTTGTATCAATTTTGCTTTCTGTATCAGCGTTTTTAATGGGTTCAGGAAACGCAGCATTCTTTAGTTTTGCGCCACTTATTCCAAATATAGCAAAATCATTTAATGTTGAAACTATCATGATGATAGCACCTATTCAAATTATGACAGGTTTTGGAAGATGCGTAAGCCCAATCGCTCCTGCTATTTTAGCAATTGCAGGAATTGCAAAAGTTAGTCCTTTTGCTGTTGTTAAAAGAACTGCAATACCTATGATAATTGCTGGTATTGTTAATATTATTTGCACTTGTATTTATATTTAA
- a CDS encoding GMP reductase → MLNNLLVFDYEDVQLIPAKCIINSRSECDTSVKLGNRTFKLPVVPANMQTIIDEELAISFARSDYFYIMHRFEPEKRLDFVRKMQEMGLFASISVGITQKEYEFIDELKANELYPEYITIDIAHGHSDNVIKMIKYIKANLKTSFVIAGNVGTPEAVRDLENAGADATKVGIGPGKVCITKLKTGFGTGGWQLAALRWCAKSAKKPIIADGGIRNHGDIAKSIRFGATFVMIGSLFSGHEQSPGKTIEIDGKKMKEYYGSASEFQKGERKNVEGKKMYVPFRGNIFDTLNEMREDLQSSISYAGGKELRDIRKVDYVVVKNSIFNGDTI, encoded by the coding sequence ATGCTAAACAATTTATTAGTTTTTGATTACGAAGACGTGCAGTTAATCCCTGCAAAATGTATAATCAACTCAAGAAGCGAGTGTGATACTAGCGTTAAGCTTGGAAATAGAACATTTAAACTACCAGTAGTTCCAGCAAATATGCAAACAATCATTGATGAAGAATTAGCAATTTCATTTGCTAGAAGTGATTATTTTTATATTATGCATAGATTTGAGCCTGAAAAAAGGTTAGATTTTGTAAGAAAAATGCAAGAAATGGGACTTTTTGCATCAATTTCTGTTGGAATTACTCAAAAAGAATATGAATTTATAGATGAATTAAAAGCTAATGAGCTTTATCCTGAATACATTACTATTGATATTGCTCACGGACATAGCGATAATGTAATTAAGATGATTAAATACATTAAGGCAAACTTAAAAACGAGTTTCGTAATAGCAGGAAATGTTGGAACACCTGAAGCTGTAAGAGATTTAGAAAACGCTGGAGCTGATGCAACTAAGGTTGGTATTGGACCTGGTAAAGTATGTATTACTAAACTTAAAACCGGTTTTGGAACAGGCGGTTGGCAATTAGCAGCTCTACGCTGGTGTGCTAAAAGTGCTAAAAAGCCGATAATTGCAGATGGTGGTATTAGAAATCACGGAGATATCGCAAAATCAATTCGCTTTGGAGCTACTTTTGTAATGATAGGCTCACTATTTAGCGGACACGAGCAAAGCCCTGGAAAAACTATTGAAATTGATGGCAAAAAGATGAAAGAATACTATGGCTCAGCAAGTGAGTTTCAAAAAGGTGAGCGTAAAAATGTAGAAGGTAAAAAAATGTATGTTCCATTTAGAGGAAATATCTTTGATACCTTAAATGAAATGAGAGAAGATTTACAAAGCTCAATTTCTTATGCAGGCGGTAAAGAGCTTCGTGATATTAGAAAAGTTGATTATGTAGTGGTTAAAAACTCAATCTTTAATGGAGATACTATCTAA
- a CDS encoding RidA family protein produces MNYPKAIGPYSVCGVSNDLVFVSGQLPIDPTTGDFAKGDIKELTRQSLRNIKAILNEQGLDMNNVIKTTVLLADINDFAAVNEAYAEFFKEPFPARSAFAVAALPKGSKIEIEAIAKK; encoded by the coding sequence ATGAATTATCCAAAGGCGATAGGTCCTTATAGTGTATGTGGAGTATCAAACGATTTAGTATTTGTAAGCGGTCAATTACCAATAGACCCAACGACAGGAGATTTTGCAAAAGGCGATATTAAAGAACTTACAAGACAAAGTCTAAGAAACATTAAAGCTATCTTAAACGAGCAAGGTTTAGATATGAATAATGTTATTAAAACGACGGTTTTACTAGCTGATATAAATGACTTTGCAGCAGTTAATGAAGCTTATGCTGAGTTTTTTAAAGAGCCTTTCCCAGCTAGAAGTGCATTTGCTGTAGCAGCTTTACCAAAGGGTTCAAAAATAGAAATAGAAGCGATAGCTAAAAAATAA